The Peribacillus sp. FSL E2-0218 genome contains a region encoding:
- the hpt gene encoding hypoxanthine phosphoribosyltransferase has protein sequence MQNDIEKVLITEEELQTKIKELGAQLEADYQGKFPLAIGVLKGAMPFMSDLLKRVDTHLEMDFMDVSSYGNSTVSSGEVKIIKDLDTSVEGRDILIIEDIIDSGLTLSYLAELFRYRKAKSIKIVTLLDKPTGRKADITPDYAGFIVPDAFVVGYGLDFAEKYRNLPYIGILKPEIYSN, from the coding sequence ATGCAAAACGACATTGAAAAAGTGTTAATCACAGAGGAAGAACTTCAAACGAAAATCAAGGAACTGGGTGCACAGCTAGAAGCTGATTACCAAGGCAAGTTCCCGTTGGCCATCGGGGTGTTGAAAGGCGCGATGCCATTTATGTCTGACTTGCTGAAGCGTGTTGATACACATCTTGAAATGGATTTCATGGATGTTTCAAGCTATGGTAACTCAACTGTATCTTCCGGTGAAGTGAAAATCATCAAGGATCTAGATACATCAGTGGAAGGCCGTGACATCTTAATCATCGAAGATATTATCGACAGCGGTTTAACACTTAGCTATCTTGCGGAACTGTTCCGCTATAGAAAAGCAAAATCGATTAAAATCGTCACCTTATTGGATAAACCGACAGGCCGGAAAGCGGATATCACTCCCGATTATGCCGGATTTATCGTTCCTGATGCATTCGTTGTCGGATACGGTCTGGATTTTGCCGAAAAATATCGCAATCTCCCGTATATTGGCATATTGAAGCCTGAAATTTACTCGAATTGA
- the ftsH gene encoding ATP-dependent zinc metalloprotease FtsH, translated as MNRIFRNTIFYLLIFLVIIGIVSIFNNNNEPNVKMTQDEFYKHLESGDVTSLTMQPESSVFEITGKLKGYDDNKNFVTYVPFSEYSQSRINDAANKLDKDIITVEPPEKTSGWVTFFTSIIPFVIIFILFFFLLNQAQGGGGGRVMNFGKSKAKLYNDDKKKVRFNDVAGADEEKQELVEVVEFLKDPRKFAELGARIPKGVLLVGPPGTGKTLLARAVAGEAGTPFFSISGSDFVEMFVGVGASRVRDLFENAKKNAPCIIFIDEIDAVGRQRGAGLGGGHDEREQTLNQLLVEMDGFGGNEGIIIIAATNRADVLDPALLRPGRFDRQITVGRPDVKGREEVLKVHARNKPLAETVDLKAIAQRTPGFSGADLENLLNEAALVAARQDKKKIDMSDLDEASDRVIAGPAKKNRVISKKERNIVAWHEAGHTIIGLVLDDAEVVHKVTIVPRGQAGGYAVMLPKEDRFFMTEPELKDKIVGLLGGRVSEEVTFGEVSTGAHNDFQRATGIARSMVMEYGMSKLGPLQFGNSQGQVFLGRDFNNDQNYSDAIAYEIDLEIQRIIREAYERCKKILTENREKLDLVAKTLLEVETLDAEQIRSLFHNGKLPDRDYTALNGNLTTDENVKVNINTKKEEKEALLDPLDKRGPEDLEITEEGLNTPPINEGAPQDKPLSFPNEDDNKKS; from the coding sequence ATGAATCGGATCTTCCGTAATACGATATTTTATTTACTGATCTTTTTGGTCATCATTGGGATTGTAAGCATCTTTAATAATAACAATGAACCAAACGTAAAAATGACCCAAGATGAATTCTATAAGCATTTGGAGAGTGGGGACGTTACATCACTTACGATGCAGCCCGAAAGCAGTGTCTTTGAAATCACTGGTAAGCTCAAAGGTTATGATGATAACAAGAACTTCGTGACTTACGTGCCATTCAGTGAATATTCGCAAAGCCGGATCAATGACGCTGCAAACAAGCTGGATAAAGACATCATCACTGTCGAGCCTCCAGAAAAGACAAGTGGCTGGGTGACATTTTTCACTTCCATCATTCCATTTGTAATCATTTTTATCCTCTTCTTCTTTTTACTTAACCAAGCTCAAGGCGGCGGTGGCGGCCGTGTCATGAATTTCGGGAAAAGTAAGGCGAAATTGTATAATGATGATAAGAAAAAGGTACGCTTCAATGATGTTGCCGGAGCGGACGAAGAAAAGCAGGAACTTGTCGAGGTCGTCGAATTCTTGAAAGACCCTCGCAAATTCGCCGAGCTAGGAGCCCGCATTCCTAAAGGGGTACTATTAGTGGGGCCTCCTGGTACAGGTAAAACATTACTTGCACGGGCAGTGGCCGGTGAAGCAGGAACTCCTTTCTTCTCGATCAGCGGTTCAGATTTCGTTGAGATGTTCGTGGGTGTCGGTGCATCCCGTGTTCGTGATTTATTTGAGAATGCTAAGAAAAATGCACCATGTATCATCTTCATCGATGAAATTGATGCAGTCGGACGTCAGCGTGGCGCAGGCCTTGGTGGCGGACATGATGAACGTGAACAAACGCTGAACCAATTGCTCGTTGAAATGGATGGATTCGGCGGCAATGAGGGCATCATCATCATAGCTGCGACTAACCGTGCTGATGTATTGGATCCGGCATTATTGCGTCCAGGTCGTTTTGACCGTCAAATTACGGTTGGCCGCCCGGATGTCAAAGGCCGTGAAGAAGTGCTGAAGGTGCATGCTCGCAATAAACCTTTGGCGGAAACCGTCGATTTGAAGGCGATTGCCCAGCGTACACCAGGATTTTCTGGTGCCGATCTTGAAAACTTGCTTAATGAAGCGGCACTTGTGGCTGCCCGTCAAGATAAGAAGAAGATTGACATGTCGGATCTGGATGAAGCTTCGGATCGCGTCATTGCCGGACCTGCCAAGAAAAACCGTGTCATTTCCAAGAAGGAACGGAATATTGTAGCATGGCATGAAGCGGGCCATACCATCATCGGTCTGGTTCTGGATGATGCCGAAGTCGTTCATAAGGTTACGATTGTCCCTCGTGGTCAAGCTGGCGGTTATGCAGTGATGCTTCCAAAAGAAGATCGTTTCTTCATGACGGAGCCGGAATTGAAAGATAAAATCGTCGGACTGTTGGGTGGACGTGTATCCGAGGAAGTAACATTCGGAGAAGTGAGTACTGGGGCGCATAATGACTTCCAACGTGCAACGGGCATAGCTCGCAGCATGGTCATGGAATATGGCATGAGCAAACTTGGACCGCTTCAGTTCGGTAACTCCCAAGGTCAGGTTTTCCTAGGCCGCGATTTCAATAATGATCAAAATTATTCAGATGCCATAGCCTATGAAATCGATCTTGAAATTCAACGCATCATCAGGGAAGCGTACGAAAGATGTAAGAAAATCCTTACTGAAAATCGTGAAAAACTTGATTTGGTTGCTAAAACCTTGCTTGAAGTGGAAACACTCGATGCAGAACAAATCAGAAGTTTATTCCACAATGGAAAATTGCCAGACCGGGATTATACCGCTCTGAATGGCAATTTGACCACTGATGAGAATGTCAAGGTGAACATCAATACGAAAAAGGAAGAAAAAGAGGCCCTTTTGGATCCATTGGATAAAAGGGGACCTGAGGACCTTGAAATAACGGAGGAAGGGCTTAATACACCTCCGATTAATGAAGGGGCCCCTCAAGATAAGCCGCTTTCCTTCCCTAACGAAGATGACAATAAAAAGTCTTAA
- a CDS encoding type III pantothenate kinase, protein MIFVLDVGNTNIVLGVYDEDILKYHWRIETSRHKTEDEYGMVIKSLLQHEGLSFDQFDGIIISSVVPPIMFALERMCKKYFGIKPLIVGPGIKTGLNIKYENPREVGADRIVNAVAGIQEYGSPLIIVDFGTATTYCYINEDKQYMGGAIAPGINISTEALYSKAAKLPRIEISRPDGIIGKNTVSAMQAGILYGYVGQVEGIVNRIKEQSNLEPTVIATGGLATLIANESTVIDVVEPFLTLKGLQLIYKRNREQVKK, encoded by the coding sequence ATGATTTTTGTATTGGATGTTGGAAATACGAATATAGTATTAGGCGTATACGATGAAGATATTTTAAAATATCATTGGCGAATCGAGACTAGCCGCCATAAGACGGAAGATGAATATGGAATGGTCATAAAGTCTTTGCTGCAGCATGAAGGCCTTTCGTTTGACCAATTTGACGGAATCATAATCTCTTCGGTAGTTCCGCCAATCATGTTTGCGCTGGAACGCATGTGCAAGAAGTACTTTGGCATAAAACCGCTAATAGTGGGACCGGGAATCAAAACTGGATTGAATATTAAATATGAAAATCCCCGTGAAGTGGGTGCAGACCGGATCGTGAATGCCGTTGCAGGCATACAGGAGTATGGAAGTCCTCTCATCATCGTGGATTTTGGCACGGCAACAACATATTGCTATATAAATGAGGATAAACAATACATGGGCGGAGCCATCGCCCCTGGCATTAACATATCTACAGAGGCGCTTTATTCAAAAGCTGCCAAGCTTCCGAGGATAGAAATCAGCCGGCCAGACGGCATCATTGGGAAGAATACCGTATCGGCCATGCAGGCTGGGATATTATATGGATATGTTGGACAGGTCGAAGGAATCGTCAACCGAATAAAGGAGCAAAGTAATCTTGAACCGACAGTAATCGCTACGGGCGGATTGGCGACCTTGATTGCCAATGAGTCTACCGTGATTGATGTCGTTGAACCATTTTTGACCTTGAAGGGGTTACAGCTCATCTATAAACGCAATCGTGAGCAAGTGAAGAAATAA
- the hslO gene encoding Hsp33 family molecular chaperone HslO has protein sequence MKDYLVKALGYEGQVRAYAVSTTDTVGEAQRRHYTWPTASAALGRAMTAGVMMGGMLKGEEKLTIKIEGGGPIGSILVDSNARGEVRGYVTHPQTHFDLNEHGKLDVRKAVGTEGLMTVVKDIGLRDYFSGQVPLVSGELGEDFTYYFATSEQVPSSVGVGVLVNPDNSILAAGGFIIQLLPGTSDETISKIESRLSTIDPVSKMIQRGLTPEEILTEILGEGNVNILEKMDVEFSCQCSRERIANALISLGKDEIRDIIETEGKAEAQCHFCNETYQFSKEDLEELEAETEK, from the coding sequence ATGAAGGATTATCTAGTGAAAGCGTTAGGCTATGAGGGTCAAGTTCGTGCATATGCTGTTTCAACAACGGATACTGTAGGAGAGGCACAAAGACGCCATTATACATGGCCTACTGCCTCGGCAGCCCTCGGACGTGCAATGACGGCCGGCGTGATGATGGGCGGCATGTTGAAAGGTGAAGAAAAACTGACGATTAAAATTGAGGGCGGAGGTCCGATCGGGTCGATCCTGGTCGATAGCAATGCAAGGGGAGAAGTTCGCGGATATGTAACGCACCCCCAAACTCATTTTGATTTGAACGAACACGGAAAGCTTGATGTCAGGAAAGCGGTGGGTACGGAAGGGCTGATGACCGTCGTGAAGGATATTGGCCTGCGTGATTACTTTTCAGGACAAGTTCCGCTTGTTTCAGGGGAATTAGGCGAGGATTTCACTTACTATTTTGCCACGTCCGAACAAGTGCCTTCTTCAGTGGGTGTTGGTGTTTTGGTGAATCCGGATAATTCGATCCTAGCTGCGGGTGGATTCATCATTCAATTGCTGCCTGGAACATCCGATGAAACGATCTCCAAAATCGAGAGTCGCCTGAGCACAATCGACCCTGTCTCGAAAATGATTCAAAGAGGCTTGACGCCGGAAGAAATCCTAACGGAAATTTTGGGTGAAGGCAATGTGAACATTTTAGAAAAAATGGATGTCGAATTCTCCTGCCAATGCTCAAGGGAGAGAATTGCCAATGCATTGATCAGCCTTGGGAAAGATGAAATTCGGGATATTATCGAGACAGAAGGAAAAGCGGAGGCGCAATGCCATTTTTGCAATGAAACCTACCAATTCTCGAAAGAAGATCTTGAAGAACTGGAAGCAGAAACAGAAAAATAA
- a CDS encoding peptidyl-prolyl cis-trans isomerase, translating into MPKQKLRAIIAGLAVLNLLTIIIFVIKPLITSKSVIGEETAARVGSKDISREAWINELEKRYGEDVLEEMVDKEVVKQAAEKYKVKISNKEVDRELKMMKTMYGAAGQTLNKSTDQLSKEVQSSLLLEKLLTKDVSVSGAVMEKYYDDNKDIYRIPTTYHISHITTSTKKQAEKIRRELAKGVSFEVLAMEKSLDEFTANQGGDMGYISQDNEQVPKEYIEVAEKLQVNKWSEAVKTEDGWAVLYLHEKIKGKQYEYDEVKDKIHRQIALEQIQAPVSGKIFWDEFDVEWFYGLKEQK; encoded by the coding sequence TTGCCTAAACAAAAGCTTCGGGCGATCATTGCCGGCCTTGCCGTGCTGAACCTTTTGACTATCATTATCTTTGTCATAAAACCATTAATCACTTCTAAATCCGTAATAGGAGAGGAGACAGCCGCCAGGGTTGGATCCAAGGATATTTCCCGGGAAGCATGGATTAATGAGCTCGAAAAGAGATATGGAGAAGACGTACTTGAGGAAATGGTGGATAAAGAGGTCGTGAAACAGGCAGCAGAAAAATACAAAGTGAAAATTTCGAATAAAGAGGTTGACCGGGAACTTAAAATGATGAAGACGATGTATGGAGCTGCAGGTCAGACTCTTAATAAAAGCACCGATCAATTGAGCAAGGAAGTTCAGTCGAGCCTCCTGCTTGAAAAGCTGCTCACCAAGGACGTCTCTGTCTCCGGGGCCGTCATGGAGAAGTATTATGATGATAATAAGGACATCTATCGGATTCCCACCACGTATCATATATCCCACATTACCACGTCTACGAAAAAGCAAGCTGAAAAAATCAGGCGTGAATTGGCTAAAGGTGTCTCCTTTGAGGTTTTGGCGATGGAAAAATCCCTGGATGAATTCACGGCCAATCAGGGGGGCGACATGGGGTATATATCACAGGATAACGAGCAGGTCCCTAAGGAATACATTGAAGTGGCAGAAAAATTACAAGTCAATAAGTGGAGTGAGGCGGTCAAGACGGAAGATGGCTGGGCCGTTCTCTATCTGCACGAAAAAATTAAAGGCAAGCAGTATGAATACGATGAAGTTAAAGATAAGATACATCGCCAAATAGCTCTTGAACAGATTCAGGCACCGGTATCCGGAAAGATTTTCTGGGATGAATTTGATGTGGAATGGTTTTATGGATTGAAGGAACAAAAGTAG
- the cysK gene encoding cysteine synthase A: protein MARIANSVIDLIGQTPIVKLNKLQPENSADIYLKLEYFNPGSSVKDRIALAMIEAAEKNGTLKPGDTIIEPTSGNTGIGLAMVAAAKGYKSILVMPETMSLERRNLLRAYGAELVLTPGPEGMKGAIAKATELSKEKGYFIPQQFENVANPEVHRNTTGPEIVEAFGDEGLDAFVAGIGTGGTITGAGEVLREKYPDIKIYAVEPADSPVLSGGNPGPHKIQGIGAGFVPSILNTDLYDEIIQVNTEESFDYARRAAKEEGILGGISSGGAIAAAIKVAEKLGKGKKVLAIIPSNGERYLSTPLYNFE from the coding sequence ATGGCACGTATAGCTAATTCTGTAATCGATTTGATTGGGCAAACACCTATCGTGAAGCTGAACAAGCTTCAACCTGAAAACAGTGCAGATATCTATTTGAAACTTGAGTACTTTAACCCAGGCAGCAGTGTAAAAGATCGCATCGCCCTTGCGATGATCGAGGCCGCAGAAAAAAATGGCACCCTTAAGCCAGGTGACACGATCATTGAACCTACTAGCGGAAACACGGGTATCGGACTTGCGATGGTAGCGGCAGCGAAGGGCTATAAATCAATCCTCGTCATGCCGGAAACGATGAGTCTGGAACGCCGCAATTTACTTCGTGCTTATGGAGCGGAGTTAGTCCTTACGCCTGGACCTGAAGGAATGAAGGGTGCCATCGCTAAGGCTACTGAGCTGTCTAAGGAAAAAGGGTACTTCATTCCCCAGCAATTCGAGAATGTCGCCAATCCTGAAGTTCATCGCAACACTACAGGTCCTGAAATCGTCGAAGCCTTTGGTGATGAAGGCCTGGATGCTTTCGTAGCCGGTATCGGTACGGGGGGGACGATCACTGGTGCGGGTGAGGTTCTGCGTGAGAAATATCCTGACATCAAAATTTATGCTGTCGAGCCAGCGGATTCCCCTGTATTATCCGGAGGGAACCCTGGACCGCATAAAATCCAAGGGATAGGTGCGGGCTTCGTACCTAGTATCCTCAATACGGACTTATATGACGAAATCATTCAAGTCAATACTGAGGAATCATTCGATTATGCCCGCCGTGCAGCTAAAGAGGAGGGAATCCTTGGAGGGATTTCTTCTGGAGGCGCCATTGCAGCAGCCATTAAAGTTGCTGAAAAACTGGGAAAAGGCAAAAAGGTCCTGGCCATCATCCCGAGTAATGGCGAACGGTACTTAAGTACACCGCTATATAACTTTGAGTAA
- the folP gene encoding dihydropteroate synthase, with protein MSLAGATKLTCGSFELDYSKKTLIMGILNVTPDSFSDGGKYNRVDAALKHAERMVNDGADILDIGGESTRPNYERISDDQEIERVAPIIDAISRNIEIPISIDTYKSKVAKEAVKAGAHIVNDIWGGKADSLMAKVAAEFGVPIILMHNRDNMDYGHFVRDVFEDLFESVMIVKQAGVKEENIILDPGIGFAKDLKFNLEMMRNLDKLVAIGYPVLLATSRKSMIGHVLDLPPGERMEGTAATICHGIQQGCQMVRVHDVKEMARTAKMMDALLGKGE; from the coding sequence ATGTCATTAGCTGGAGCGACAAAACTTACATGCGGCTCATTTGAATTGGATTACAGCAAGAAAACCTTAATTATGGGGATTTTGAATGTTACGCCTGACTCTTTCTCGGATGGCGGGAAATATAATCGGGTAGATGCTGCTTTGAAGCATGCGGAACGGATGGTGAACGACGGTGCGGATATTCTCGACATAGGCGGTGAGTCAACCCGTCCTAATTATGAGAGGATATCGGATGATCAGGAGATAGAAAGGGTCGCTCCGATCATCGATGCAATTTCCCGGAACATAGAAATTCCGATATCGATTGATACCTATAAATCAAAGGTGGCCAAGGAAGCTGTTAAGGCAGGGGCCCATATAGTAAACGACATTTGGGGAGGCAAAGCCGATTCCTTGATGGCAAAAGTTGCAGCGGAATTTGGTGTGCCGATTATATTGATGCATAATAGGGATAATATGGATTATGGTCATTTCGTTCGCGATGTCTTTGAGGACTTATTCGAAAGCGTCATGATCGTAAAGCAGGCTGGCGTCAAGGAAGAAAACATCATCCTCGATCCTGGCATAGGCTTTGCAAAAGACTTGAAGTTTAATTTGGAAATGATGCGGAATCTTGATAAGCTTGTAGCAATAGGCTACCCAGTACTGCTTGCAACATCGAGAAAGTCCATGATCGGGCATGTTCTTGATTTGCCTCCAGGTGAGCGAATGGAAGGAACCGCCGCTACAATCTGCCATGGAATTCAGCAGGGCTGCCAAATGGTTCGGGTGCATGATGTAAAGGAAATGGCGCGAACTGCAAAAATGATGGATGCGCTTTTAGGAAAAGGTGAATGA
- the folB gene encoding dihydroneopterin aldolase, translating to MDKIFVNKMEFYGYHGVFPEETKLGQRFKVDLTVETDLAKAGKSDDLKDSINYGELYQLCKGVVEGKPFKLVEAVAEKIASDLLRGYPSIDSCTVKVYKPDPPIAGHYDSVAIEIVRGR from the coding sequence ATGGATAAAATATTTGTGAATAAAATGGAGTTTTATGGGTATCATGGAGTATTCCCAGAAGAAACGAAGCTTGGTCAGCGGTTTAAAGTCGACCTTACTGTCGAAACCGATTTAGCCAAGGCGGGGAAGAGTGACGATCTAAAGGACTCGATTAACTACGGCGAATTATATCAATTGTGTAAAGGCGTTGTAGAAGGGAAACCTTTTAAGTTAGTGGAGGCAGTTGCTGAAAAGATCGCTTCCGACCTTCTTCGCGGATATCCTTCAATTGATAGCTGCACGGTCAAGGTATATAAACCAGATCCTCCTATAGCGGGGCATTATGACTCGGTAGCTATAGAGATTGTAAGAGGACGCTGA
- the folK gene encoding 2-amino-4-hydroxy-6-hydroxymethyldihydropteridine diphosphokinase, giving the protein MVNIAYLSIGSNLGDRLDIFRKAFQLLTENPHIMLVATSSFYETDPVGYADQDCFLNAVLKVETDLHPEELLHVCMQIEQTLGRKREIRWGPRTLDLDILLYNHENIETEILSVPHPRMHERAFVIVPLMEVDPDIRLPHMHAPLSDLLEQIPDKEGVRLWKVKNGEGAFALFES; this is encoded by the coding sequence ATGGTGAATATTGCTTACCTCTCAATTGGATCGAACTTGGGCGACCGACTCGATATTTTCCGCAAGGCCTTCCAATTATTGACTGAAAACCCGCATATCATGTTGGTTGCAACTTCTTCTTTTTATGAAACGGATCCGGTAGGATATGCCGATCAGGACTGTTTTTTAAATGCTGTGCTAAAGGTGGAAACCGACTTGCATCCCGAGGAATTGCTTCACGTTTGTATGCAAATCGAGCAAACGTTAGGAAGAAAAAGGGAAATAAGGTGGGGTCCCCGTACTTTGGACCTTGACATTTTGTTATATAATCATGAAAATATTGAGACAGAGATTCTTTCGGTCCCACACCCTCGTATGCACGAGAGGGCGTTTGTCATCGTGCCTTTAATGGAAGTGGACCCTGATATAAGGCTTCCGCACATGCATGCACCTTTGAGCGACCTGCTTGAACAGATTCCGGATAAAGAAGGAGTTCGATTATGGAAGGTGAAAAATGGGGAAGGCGCATTCGCGCTTTTCGAAAGTTAA
- a CDS encoding helix-turn-helix transcriptional regulator: MEGEKWGRRIRAFRKLKGYTQEGFAKEVGVSVSLLGEVERGNRNPSEAFLMEVADILHVSIEELQPPEDK; the protein is encoded by the coding sequence ATGGAAGGTGAAAAATGGGGAAGGCGCATTCGCGCTTTTCGAAAGTTAAAGGGTTATACACAGGAAGGCTTTGCGAAAGAAGTAGGAGTTTCCGTTTCCTTGCTTGGTGAAGTTGAAAGAGGGAACCGCAACCCTTCAGAAGCATTTTTAATGGAAGTGGCGGATATCCTTCATGTGTCCATTGAGGAGCTTCAACCACCTGAGGATAAATGA
- the dusB gene encoding tRNA dihydrouridine synthase DusB: MLKIGDIEMKNPVVLAPMAGVCNSAFRLTVKEFGAGLVCAEMVSDKGIVLQNAKTMNMLYIDEREKPLSLQIFGGEKKSLVEAAQFVDKNTNADIIDINMGCPVPKITKCDAGAKWLLDPNKIYEMVSAVVDAVDKPVTVKMRIGWDEEHVFAIENAQAVERAGGKAVSMHGRTRVQMYEGKANWDIIREVKKSINIPLIGNGDVETPQDAERMLKETGVDGVMIGRAALGNPWMIYRTVKYLESGQLMEEPTVREKMDVCVLHMDRLIALKNEYVAVREMRKHASWYLKGVKGNGKARKGINDCETREDVVRLLYGMVDEIEAKEMNIQMV; the protein is encoded by the coding sequence GTGTTAAAAATAGGCGATATAGAAATGAAGAATCCGGTAGTGCTGGCACCGATGGCAGGAGTCTGCAACTCGGCATTCCGCTTGACCGTCAAGGAGTTTGGCGCTGGTCTGGTTTGTGCGGAGATGGTCAGTGACAAAGGCATCGTCCTTCAAAATGCCAAAACGATGAATATGCTTTATATAGATGAAAGGGAGAAGCCGTTAAGCTTGCAAATCTTTGGCGGTGAAAAGAAATCCTTGGTCGAAGCTGCTCAATTTGTAGATAAGAATACAAATGCCGACATCATTGATATCAATATGGGCTGCCCGGTCCCGAAAATCACGAAATGTGATGCAGGGGCGAAGTGGCTTCTCGATCCGAATAAAATTTATGAGATGGTTTCCGCCGTGGTTGATGCTGTCGACAAGCCGGTAACCGTGAAAATGCGCATTGGCTGGGATGAAGAGCATGTATTTGCGATTGAAAATGCCCAGGCGGTTGAACGGGCGGGTGGTAAAGCCGTTTCCATGCATGGGAGAACCCGGGTTCAAATGTATGAAGGTAAAGCTAACTGGGACATCATTCGTGAAGTGAAGAAATCCATCAATATTCCCCTTATCGGGAATGGAGATGTGGAAACGCCACAGGATGCTGAACGCATGTTGAAGGAAACCGGAGTCGACGGGGTCATGATCGGCCGTGCAGCTCTAGGCAACCCATGGATGATATACCGGACCGTGAAGTATTTGGAATCGGGTCAATTGATGGAAGAACCTACAGTTCGAGAAAAGATGGATGTATGTGTCCTTCACATGGATCGTCTGATTGCATTGAAAAATGAGTACGTCGCCGTTCGTGAAATGCGCAAGCATGCTTCTTGGTACCTGAAAGGTGTGAAAGGGAATGGCAAGGCGCGTAAAGGGATCAACGATTGTGAAACGAGAGAAGATGTCGTGAGACTCCTTTATGGGATGGTCGATGAAATCGAAGCGAAGGAAATGAACATCCAAATGGTCTGA
- the lysS gene encoding lysine--tRNA ligase, translated as MSHEELNDQLQVRRDKMQAMIDNGQDPFGSRFERTHSAQDLVRAYGEMEKEDLEQKEIEVTIAGRVMTKRGKGKAGFAHIQDISGQIQIYVRLDNIGEESYQIFNQTDLGDIVGVTGVIFKTKVGELSIKANDYVFLSKALRPLPDKFHGLKDVEERYRKRYVDLITNEESKNTLIMRSRIVQAMRRYLDDQGYLEVETPLLHSVAGGAAARPFLTHHNALDMPLNLRIAIELHLKRLIVGGLEKVYEIGRVFRNEGVSTRHNPEFTLIELYEAYADYKDIMSLTENLIAHIAQEVLGTTTIQYGEYEIELKPEWKRLHMVDAVKEYTGVDFWAHMSKEEAQRLAKENGIEIKDSMEFGHIVNEFFEQKVEDKLIQPTFIYGHPVEISPLAKKNPEDARFTDRFELFIVGREHANAFTELNDPIDQRQRFESQLKEREQGNDEAHEMDEDFLEALEYGMPPTGGLGIGVDRLVMLLTNSPSIRDVLLFPLMRHR; from the coding sequence GTGAGTCATGAAGAATTGAATGATCAATTGCAAGTAAGGCGCGATAAAATGCAGGCAATGATTGATAACGGACAGGATCCTTTCGGGAGCAGATTCGAGCGCACTCATAGTGCCCAGGATTTAGTTCGTGCTTATGGAGAAATGGAAAAAGAAGATCTTGAGCAAAAAGAAATCGAGGTTACCATCGCTGGCCGCGTCATGACCAAGCGTGGCAAAGGGAAAGCGGGATTTGCCCATATCCAGGATATTAGCGGCCAAATCCAAATCTACGTTCGTTTAGACAATATAGGTGAAGAATCTTACCAGATTTTTAATCAAACGGACCTTGGCGATATCGTAGGGGTCACTGGCGTGATTTTCAAGACGAAGGTTGGGGAGCTTTCCATTAAAGCGAATGACTATGTATTTCTTTCTAAAGCGCTTCGTCCGCTACCTGATAAATTCCATGGTCTTAAGGATGTGGAAGAACGCTATCGGAAACGTTATGTGGACCTGATCACGAATGAGGAAAGTAAGAACACTTTGATCATGCGCAGCCGTATTGTGCAAGCAATGAGACGATATTTGGATGATCAAGGGTACCTGGAAGTGGAAACGCCGCTATTGCACTCCGTTGCTGGCGGAGCTGCCGCACGTCCTTTCCTTACTCACCATAACGCTTTGGATATGCCTTTGAATTTAAGGATAGCCATCGAGCTTCATCTGAAGCGACTGATCGTCGGCGGATTAGAAAAGGTTTATGAGATTGGCCGGGTTTTCCGTAATGAAGGAGTATCAACAAGACATAATCCGGAATTCACTTTGATTGAGTTATACGAGGCCTATGCTGATTATAAGGATATCATGAGTTTAACGGAAAACTTGATTGCGCATATAGCTCAAGAGGTATTGGGGACGACTACCATTCAATACGGGGAATATGAGATCGAGTTAAAGCCGGAGTGGAAACGACTTCACATGGTCGATGCTGTAAAGGAATATACGGGTGTGGACTTCTGGGCTCACATGAGTAAAGAAGAAGCGCAACGGCTTGCCAAAGAGAACGGGATCGAAATTAAGGACTCCATGGAGTTTGGTCATATCGTGAATGAGTTCTTCGAGCAGAAAGTGGAAGATAAGTTGATACAGCCTACTTTCATTTACGGACATCCGGTGGAAATTTCGCCATTGGCAAAGAAAAATCCGGAAGATGCCCGTTTCACCGATCGGTTTGAGCTATTCATAGTGGGCAGGGAGCATGCGAATGCCTTCACGGAACTTAATGACCCTATTGATCAACGTCAACGTTTTGAATCTCAATTGAAAGAACGCGAGCAAGGCAATGACGAAGCTCATGAAATGGACGAGGATTTCTTGGAAGCATTAGAATACGGAATGCCGCCAACTGGCGGATTAGGAATTGGTGTTGACCGTCTGGTTATGTTATTGACCAATTCACCTTCCATACGTGATGTTCTGTTATTCCCATTAATGAGACACCGCTAA